Proteins encoded within one genomic window of Suricata suricatta isolate VVHF042 chromosome 17, meerkat_22Aug2017_6uvM2_HiC, whole genome shotgun sequence:
- the TTC25 gene encoding tetratricopeptide repeat protein 25 isoform X1 encodes MSDPESDTLRSTFPSYMAEGERLYLCGEFSKAAHSFSNALHLQNGDKNCLVARSKCYLRMGELEKSLKDAEASLQGDPTFCKGILQKAETLYTMGDFEFALVFYHRGYKLRPDREFKVGIQKAQEAINNSVGSPSSIKLENKGNLSFLSKQAESMKAQQKSHPVRHLVHQPKAQSKRKGSLKSEKIARQLLGELHVDKEYLEKLLLDEDLIKGTVKHGLTVEDLIMTGVNYLDSRSNFWRQQKPIYARERDQKLMQEKWLRDRKRRPSQTARYILKSLEDIDMLLSSGSAEGSLQKAEKVLKKLLEWNKEEVPNKDELLGNLYSCIGNAQIELGQMAAALQNHRKDLEIAKEYDLPDAKSRALDNIGRVFARVGKFQQAIDTWEEKIPLAKTTLEKTWLFHEIGRCYLELDQAWQAQHYGEKSQQCAEEEGDIEWQLNASVLVAQAQVKLRDFESAVSNFEKALERAKLAHNNEAQKAIISALDDANKGIIDELRKTNYRETLKEKEKEKVTELEKKATMVKEKETTRRRDEPEKVMRHWEPELIIEKETDDESSQEALRITATVQEENGQTGGEAHSFQRKGLGAAGRDSGDVAKRVSGEVGIGRVGKVSRRKSRELSKRPSDPEKSGKESEGLERQVSEASRNEAEVEQTELGETEVTTAENAAEMKTGEEADE; translated from the exons ATGTCGGACCCAGAATCTGATACCTTGCGAAGCACCTTTCCCTCTTACATGGCGGAGGGCGAGCGGTTGTATCTGTGCGGGGAGTTCTCCAAAGCGGCTCATAGCTTCAGCAAT GCTCTTCACCTTCAGAATGGAGATAAGAACTGCCTAGTTGCCCGGTCCAAATGCTACCTGAGGATGGGAGAGTTGGAGAAATCCCTGAAGGATGCTGAGGCTTCGCTCCAGGGTGACCCGACTTTCTGTAAG GGGATTTTACAAAAGGCTGAGACTCTGTACACCATGGGAGACTTTGAGTTTGCCCTGGTGTTCTATCATCGAGGCTACAAGCTGCGGCCTGACCGAGAATTCAAAGTTGGAATTCAGAAGGCCCAGGAAGCCATCAACAACTCAGTGGGAA GTCCTTCTTCCATTAAGCTGGAAAACAAAGGGAACCTTTCCTTCTTGAGCAAGCAGGCTGAG AGTATGAAAGCCCAGCAGAAGTCTCATCCTGTGAGACACCTCGTACACCAGCCCAAGGCACAGTCCAAGCGGAAGGGCTCCTTAAAGAGTGAGAAGATTGCCCGCCAGCTCCTGGGCGAGCTCCACGTGGACAAGGAGTATCTGGAGAAGCTCCTTTTGGATGAAG ACCTGATCAAAGGCACTGTCAAGCACGGCCTGACCGTGGAGGACCTCATCATGACAGGCGTCAACTACCTGGACAGCCGCAGTAACTTCTGGAGACAACAGAAGCCCATCTACGCCAGGGAACGGGACCAGAAGCTGATGCAAGAGAAATGGCTGCGAGACCGCAAACGCCGTCCCTCACAGACAGCCCGTTACATCCTCAAGAGCCTCGAGGACATTGACATGT TGCTGAGCAGTGGTAGTGCTGAAGGGAGCCTTCAGAAGGCTGAGAAGGTGCTGAAGAAACTGCTGGAATGGAACAAAGAGGAGGTACCCAACAAGGATGAGCTGCTTGGAAACTTGTACAGCTGCATAGGAAATGCCCAGATTGAGTTGGGGCAGATGGCCGCAGCCCTGCAGAACCACAGGAAGGACCTGGAGATCGCCAAGGAGTA TGACCTTCCTGATGCGAAGTCAAGAGCTCTTGACAACATTGGCAGGGTTTTTGCCAGAGTTGGGAAATTCCAGCAAGCCATTGACAC GTGGGAGGAGAAGATCCCTCTGGCAAAAACCACGCTGGAGAAGACCTGGCTGTTCCACGAGATTGGCCGCTGCTACTTGGAGCTGGACCAGGCTTGGCAGGCCCAGCATTACGGCGAGAAGTCCCAGCAGTGTGCTGAGGAAGAAGGGGACATCGAGTGGCAGCTGAACGCCAGTGTTCTGGTGGCACAGGCACAAG TCAAGCTGAGAGACTTCGAGTCGGCAGTGAGCAACTTTGAGAAGGCCCTGGAGAGAGCGAAGCTGGCCCATAACAACGAGGCGCAGAAAGCCATCATCAGC GCCTTGGATGATGCCAACAAGGGCATCATTGATGAGCTGAGGAAAACAAACTACAGGGAGAcactgaaagaaaaggagaaag AAAAGGTCACTGAATTGGAAAAGAAGGCCACGATGGTAAAGGAGAAGGAAACCACAAGAAGAAGAGATGAGCCCGAGAAGGTGATGAGGCATTGGGAACCAGAGCTGATTATCGAGAAAGAGACCGATGACGAGTCGTCTCAGGAGGCTCTGAGGATCACAGCAACTGTACAAGAAGAAAACGGGCAGACAGGAGGGGAAGCCCACTCCTTCCAGAGAAAAGGGCTGGGAGCCGCAGGCCGAGATTCAGGAGACGTTGCCAAGAGAGTGTCTGGAGAAGTTGGCATAGGAAGAGTGGGAAAAGTGAGCAGAAGGAAATCAAGAGAACTTTCCAAGAGGCCTTCAGACCCGGAAAAGAGTGGAAAAGAGTCGGAAGGACTGGAGAGGCAAGTTTCAGAAGCCAGCAGAAACGAGGCAGAAGTAGAGCAAACAGAACTGGGAGAAACAGAAGTGACAACAGCAGAAAACGctgcagaaatgaaaacaggtgAAGAGGCAGACGAATGA
- the TTC25 gene encoding tetratricopeptide repeat protein 25 isoform X2 — MSDPESDTLRSTFPSYMAEGERLYLCGEFSKAAHSFSNALHLQNGDKNCLVARSKCYLRMGELEKSLKDAEASLQGDPTFCKGILQKAETLYTMGDFEFALVFYHRGYKLRPDREFKVGIQKAQEAINNSVGSPSSIKLENKGNLSFLSKQAESMKAQQKSHPVRHLVHQPKAQSKRKGSLKSEKIARQLLGELHVDKEYLEKLLLDEGVNYLDSRSNFWRQQKPIYARERDQKLMQEKWLRDRKRRPSQTARYILKSLEDIDMLLSSGSAEGSLQKAEKVLKKLLEWNKEEVPNKDELLGNLYSCIGNAQIELGQMAAALQNHRKDLEIAKEYDLPDAKSRALDNIGRVFARVGKFQQAIDTWEEKIPLAKTTLEKTWLFHEIGRCYLELDQAWQAQHYGEKSQQCAEEEGDIEWQLNASVLVAQAQVKLRDFESAVSNFEKALERAKLAHNNEAQKAIISALDDANKGIIDELRKTNYRETLKEKEKEKVTELEKKATMVKEKETTRRRDEPEKVMRHWEPELIIEKETDDESSQEALRITATVQEENGQTGGEAHSFQRKGLGAAGRDSGDVAKRVSGEVGIGRVGKVSRRKSRELSKRPSDPEKSGKESEGLERQVSEASRNEAEVEQTELGETEVTTAENAAEMKTGEEADE, encoded by the exons ATGTCGGACCCAGAATCTGATACCTTGCGAAGCACCTTTCCCTCTTACATGGCGGAGGGCGAGCGGTTGTATCTGTGCGGGGAGTTCTCCAAAGCGGCTCATAGCTTCAGCAAT GCTCTTCACCTTCAGAATGGAGATAAGAACTGCCTAGTTGCCCGGTCCAAATGCTACCTGAGGATGGGAGAGTTGGAGAAATCCCTGAAGGATGCTGAGGCTTCGCTCCAGGGTGACCCGACTTTCTGTAAG GGGATTTTACAAAAGGCTGAGACTCTGTACACCATGGGAGACTTTGAGTTTGCCCTGGTGTTCTATCATCGAGGCTACAAGCTGCGGCCTGACCGAGAATTCAAAGTTGGAATTCAGAAGGCCCAGGAAGCCATCAACAACTCAGTGGGAA GTCCTTCTTCCATTAAGCTGGAAAACAAAGGGAACCTTTCCTTCTTGAGCAAGCAGGCTGAG AGTATGAAAGCCCAGCAGAAGTCTCATCCTGTGAGACACCTCGTACACCAGCCCAAGGCACAGTCCAAGCGGAAGGGCTCCTTAAAGAGTGAGAAGATTGCCCGCCAGCTCCTGGGCGAGCTCCACGTGGACAAGGAGTATCTGGAGAAGCTCCTTTTGGATGAAG GCGTCAACTACCTGGACAGCCGCAGTAACTTCTGGAGACAACAGAAGCCCATCTACGCCAGGGAACGGGACCAGAAGCTGATGCAAGAGAAATGGCTGCGAGACCGCAAACGCCGTCCCTCACAGACAGCCCGTTACATCCTCAAGAGCCTCGAGGACATTGACATGT TGCTGAGCAGTGGTAGTGCTGAAGGGAGCCTTCAGAAGGCTGAGAAGGTGCTGAAGAAACTGCTGGAATGGAACAAAGAGGAGGTACCCAACAAGGATGAGCTGCTTGGAAACTTGTACAGCTGCATAGGAAATGCCCAGATTGAGTTGGGGCAGATGGCCGCAGCCCTGCAGAACCACAGGAAGGACCTGGAGATCGCCAAGGAGTA TGACCTTCCTGATGCGAAGTCAAGAGCTCTTGACAACATTGGCAGGGTTTTTGCCAGAGTTGGGAAATTCCAGCAAGCCATTGACAC GTGGGAGGAGAAGATCCCTCTGGCAAAAACCACGCTGGAGAAGACCTGGCTGTTCCACGAGATTGGCCGCTGCTACTTGGAGCTGGACCAGGCTTGGCAGGCCCAGCATTACGGCGAGAAGTCCCAGCAGTGTGCTGAGGAAGAAGGGGACATCGAGTGGCAGCTGAACGCCAGTGTTCTGGTGGCACAGGCACAAG TCAAGCTGAGAGACTTCGAGTCGGCAGTGAGCAACTTTGAGAAGGCCCTGGAGAGAGCGAAGCTGGCCCATAACAACGAGGCGCAGAAAGCCATCATCAGC GCCTTGGATGATGCCAACAAGGGCATCATTGATGAGCTGAGGAAAACAAACTACAGGGAGAcactgaaagaaaaggagaaag AAAAGGTCACTGAATTGGAAAAGAAGGCCACGATGGTAAAGGAGAAGGAAACCACAAGAAGAAGAGATGAGCCCGAGAAGGTGATGAGGCATTGGGAACCAGAGCTGATTATCGAGAAAGAGACCGATGACGAGTCGTCTCAGGAGGCTCTGAGGATCACAGCAACTGTACAAGAAGAAAACGGGCAGACAGGAGGGGAAGCCCACTCCTTCCAGAGAAAAGGGCTGGGAGCCGCAGGCCGAGATTCAGGAGACGTTGCCAAGAGAGTGTCTGGAGAAGTTGGCATAGGAAGAGTGGGAAAAGTGAGCAGAAGGAAATCAAGAGAACTTTCCAAGAGGCCTTCAGACCCGGAAAAGAGTGGAAAAGAGTCGGAAGGACTGGAGAGGCAAGTTTCAGAAGCCAGCAGAAACGAGGCAGAAGTAGAGCAAACAGAACTGGGAGAAACAGAAGTGACAACAGCAGAAAACGctgcagaaatgaaaacaggtgAAGAGGCAGACGAATGA
- the TTC25 gene encoding tetratricopeptide repeat protein 25 isoform X3, protein MLRLRSRVTRLSVRGFYKRLRLCTPWETLSLPWCSIIEATSCGLTENSKLEFRRPRKPSTTQWESMKAQQKSHPVRHLVHQPKAQSKRKGSLKSEKIARQLLGELHVDKEYLEKLLLDEDLIKGTVKHGLTVEDLIMTGVNYLDSRSNFWRQQKPIYARERDQKLMQEKWLRDRKRRPSQTARYILKSLEDIDMLLSSGSAEGSLQKAEKVLKKLLEWNKEEVPNKDELLGNLYSCIGNAQIELGQMAAALQNHRKDLEIAKEYDLPDAKSRALDNIGRVFARVGKFQQAIDTWEEKIPLAKTTLEKTWLFHEIGRCYLELDQAWQAQHYGEKSQQCAEEEGDIEWQLNASVLVAQAQVKLRDFESAVSNFEKALERAKLAHNNEAQKAIISALDDANKGIIDELRKTNYRETLKEKEKEKVTELEKKATMVKEKETTRRRDEPEKVMRHWEPELIIEKETDDESSQEALRITATVQEENGQTGGEAHSFQRKGLGAAGRDSGDVAKRVSGEVGIGRVGKVSRRKSRELSKRPSDPEKSGKESEGLERQVSEASRNEAEVEQTELGETEVTTAENAAEMKTGEEADE, encoded by the exons ATGCTGAGGCTTCGCTCCAGGGTGACCCGACTTTCTGTAAG GGGATTTTACAAAAGGCTGAGACTCTGTACACCATGGGAGACTTTGAGTTTGCCCTGGTGTTCTATCATCGAGGCTACAAGCTGCGGCCTGACCGAGAATTCAAAGTTGGAATTCAGAAGGCCCAGGAAGCCATCAACAACTCAGTGGGAA AGTATGAAAGCCCAGCAGAAGTCTCATCCTGTGAGACACCTCGTACACCAGCCCAAGGCACAGTCCAAGCGGAAGGGCTCCTTAAAGAGTGAGAAGATTGCCCGCCAGCTCCTGGGCGAGCTCCACGTGGACAAGGAGTATCTGGAGAAGCTCCTTTTGGATGAAG ACCTGATCAAAGGCACTGTCAAGCACGGCCTGACCGTGGAGGACCTCATCATGACAGGCGTCAACTACCTGGACAGCCGCAGTAACTTCTGGAGACAACAGAAGCCCATCTACGCCAGGGAACGGGACCAGAAGCTGATGCAAGAGAAATGGCTGCGAGACCGCAAACGCCGTCCCTCACAGACAGCCCGTTACATCCTCAAGAGCCTCGAGGACATTGACATGT TGCTGAGCAGTGGTAGTGCTGAAGGGAGCCTTCAGAAGGCTGAGAAGGTGCTGAAGAAACTGCTGGAATGGAACAAAGAGGAGGTACCCAACAAGGATGAGCTGCTTGGAAACTTGTACAGCTGCATAGGAAATGCCCAGATTGAGTTGGGGCAGATGGCCGCAGCCCTGCAGAACCACAGGAAGGACCTGGAGATCGCCAAGGAGTA TGACCTTCCTGATGCGAAGTCAAGAGCTCTTGACAACATTGGCAGGGTTTTTGCCAGAGTTGGGAAATTCCAGCAAGCCATTGACAC GTGGGAGGAGAAGATCCCTCTGGCAAAAACCACGCTGGAGAAGACCTGGCTGTTCCACGAGATTGGCCGCTGCTACTTGGAGCTGGACCAGGCTTGGCAGGCCCAGCATTACGGCGAGAAGTCCCAGCAGTGTGCTGAGGAAGAAGGGGACATCGAGTGGCAGCTGAACGCCAGTGTTCTGGTGGCACAGGCACAAG TCAAGCTGAGAGACTTCGAGTCGGCAGTGAGCAACTTTGAGAAGGCCCTGGAGAGAGCGAAGCTGGCCCATAACAACGAGGCGCAGAAAGCCATCATCAGC GCCTTGGATGATGCCAACAAGGGCATCATTGATGAGCTGAGGAAAACAAACTACAGGGAGAcactgaaagaaaaggagaaag AAAAGGTCACTGAATTGGAAAAGAAGGCCACGATGGTAAAGGAGAAGGAAACCACAAGAAGAAGAGATGAGCCCGAGAAGGTGATGAGGCATTGGGAACCAGAGCTGATTATCGAGAAAGAGACCGATGACGAGTCGTCTCAGGAGGCTCTGAGGATCACAGCAACTGTACAAGAAGAAAACGGGCAGACAGGAGGGGAAGCCCACTCCTTCCAGAGAAAAGGGCTGGGAGCCGCAGGCCGAGATTCAGGAGACGTTGCCAAGAGAGTGTCTGGAGAAGTTGGCATAGGAAGAGTGGGAAAAGTGAGCAGAAGGAAATCAAGAGAACTTTCCAAGAGGCCTTCAGACCCGGAAAAGAGTGGAAAAGAGTCGGAAGGACTGGAGAGGCAAGTTTCAGAAGCCAGCAGAAACGAGGCAGAAGTAGAGCAAACAGAACTGGGAGAAACAGAAGTGACAACAGCAGAAAACGctgcagaaatgaaaacaggtgAAGAGGCAGACGAATGA